In a single window of the Candidatus Eisenbacteria bacterium genome:
- the glyS gene encoding glycine--tRNA ligase subunit beta, with protein sequence MPETLLLEIGCEEIPAGFIDPALEDLARAAAAGLAEARLAHGPVSTLGTPRRLALLVESIADRQEDRVREVLGPAARVAFDASGKPTPAAQGFARSAGVPVETLEKVTTPKGEYLLARVHDAGKAAPEVLPGLVRDWIAGLRFPKTMHWDGPARFARPVRWLLALWGPKVLPVELFGITAGRRTRGHRTIAPDWIEVGSPADYASLLREGGVLVDPAARRTTIESELARAAQALGGRAVEDPELTLEVGNLVEWPEAVTGSFDPGYLKLPRPVVVTAMRAHQRYFAVEGKDGKLLPSFVMIRSGRGEGAEQIRRGTEAVLKARLEDARFYWENDLKGGLEGKLPALQGIVWNERLGTVKDRADRIVQTVDDLASRLAPGSRGHARRAALLAKADLASEMVRSGKEFASLQGVMGAEYAAVSGEPAAVVEAIREHYRPEGPSDPIPGTSEGRLVSIADKLEAIVGGLRAGLEVTGSQDPYGLRRAGNGIVRILVESGWRLEVVEAARRLETLFDQAGVAKGDEGRFQEFWAQRVSSALGEYGIPSETAAAVIAVRPGDPVDLLARARAVEEIRRSPDFEGLMIGYRRAANLLRSAPAEDIPALGQPLAERAEAFGDRAEADLHLETKMARQAVETYLQGALPDYAAVLRHLLGLRPTIDRFFDAVMVMVDDSTVRRRRLGLLDAVRQTFLRIADFSLLPSAPGQKSV encoded by the coding sequence GTGCCTGAGACCCTCCTGCTCGAGATCGGCTGCGAGGAGATCCCGGCCGGGTTCATCGACCCCGCGCTCGAGGATCTGGCCCGCGCCGCGGCCGCGGGCCTCGCGGAGGCGAGGCTCGCGCACGGTCCGGTCTCTACCCTCGGGACGCCCCGGAGGCTGGCGCTCCTCGTCGAGTCGATCGCCGACCGGCAGGAGGACCGCGTTCGCGAGGTGCTCGGCCCGGCCGCGCGCGTCGCGTTCGACGCCTCGGGGAAGCCCACTCCCGCCGCGCAAGGCTTCGCCCGGTCCGCCGGGGTCCCCGTGGAGACGCTCGAGAAGGTGACGACCCCGAAAGGGGAGTACCTCCTCGCCCGCGTCCACGACGCCGGGAAGGCGGCGCCCGAGGTGCTCCCCGGCCTCGTGCGCGACTGGATCGCCGGCCTCCGATTCCCGAAGACCATGCACTGGGACGGTCCCGCGCGGTTCGCGCGCCCCGTCCGGTGGCTTCTCGCGCTCTGGGGCCCGAAGGTGCTCCCGGTCGAGCTGTTCGGGATCACGGCGGGACGCCGCACGCGGGGGCATCGGACGATCGCCCCGGACTGGATCGAGGTCGGAAGCCCGGCCGACTACGCGTCCCTGCTCCGGGAGGGGGGCGTCCTGGTCGACCCCGCCGCGCGGAGGACGACGATCGAGTCGGAGCTCGCCAGGGCCGCGCAGGCGCTCGGCGGCAGGGCCGTGGAGGATCCGGAGCTCACGCTCGAGGTGGGGAACCTGGTCGAGTGGCCGGAAGCCGTGACCGGCTCCTTCGACCCCGGCTACCTGAAGCTCCCGCGTCCGGTCGTGGTGACCGCGATGCGAGCCCACCAGCGGTACTTCGCCGTCGAGGGGAAGGACGGGAAGCTCCTGCCGAGCTTCGTCATGATCCGGAGCGGCCGTGGAGAAGGAGCCGAGCAGATCCGCCGCGGGACCGAGGCGGTGCTCAAGGCGAGGCTCGAGGACGCCCGCTTCTACTGGGAGAACGACCTCAAGGGCGGACTCGAGGGGAAGCTGCCGGCCCTTCAGGGGATCGTATGGAACGAGCGCCTTGGAACGGTGAAGGATCGCGCCGACCGGATCGTCCAGACCGTGGACGACCTGGCCTCCCGCCTGGCCCCGGGCTCGCGAGGCCATGCGAGGCGGGCCGCGCTCCTCGCGAAAGCCGATCTCGCGAGCGAGATGGTGCGCTCCGGCAAGGAGTTCGCGTCGCTCCAGGGCGTCATGGGAGCCGAGTACGCCGCCGTCTCCGGCGAGCCCGCCGCGGTCGTGGAGGCCATCCGGGAGCACTACCGGCCGGAGGGGCCCTCCGATCCGATTCCCGGGACTTCCGAGGGCCGGCTCGTCTCCATCGCGGACAAGCTCGAGGCCATCGTGGGGGGCTTGCGTGCGGGGCTGGAAGTGACGGGTTCCCAAGACCCTTACGGGCTCCGACGAGCCGGGAACGGGATCGTTCGGATCCTGGTCGAGTCCGGCTGGAGGCTCGAGGTGGTCGAGGCCGCCCGACGGCTCGAGACGTTGTTCGACCAGGCGGGCGTGGCGAAGGGGGACGAGGGGCGCTTCCAGGAGTTCTGGGCCCAGCGCGTCTCGAGCGCGCTGGGTGAGTACGGCATCCCGTCCGAGACCGCGGCGGCCGTGATCGCCGTCCGGCCTGGCGATCCGGTCGACCTTCTCGCTCGTGCTCGCGCCGTGGAGGAGATCCGCCGCTCCCCCGACTTCGAGGGGCTCATGATCGGGTATCGGCGGGCCGCGAATCTCCTCCGATCGGCTCCGGCGGAGGACATTCCCGCTCTGGGGCAACCCCTTGCCGAACGGGCGGAAGCGTTCGGCGACAGGGCGGAGGCGGACCTCCACCTGGAGACCAAGATGGCCCGGCAGGCGGTCGAGACGTACCTCCAGGGCGCCCTGCCCGATTACGCCGCCGTCCTCCGGCACCTGCTCGGCCTCAGGCCCACCATCGACCGTTTCTTCGACGCGGTCATGGTGATGGTGGACGACTCGACGGTCCGACGGCGGCGCCTCGGATTGCTCGATGCGGTGCGTCAGACCTTCCTCCGGATCGCCGACTTCTCCCTGCTCCCAAGCGCTCCAGGTCAAAAATCCGTTTGA